The Xiphophorus maculatus strain JP 163 A chromosome 23, X_maculatus-5.0-male, whole genome shotgun sequence genome contains a region encoding:
- the pdgfrb gene encoding platelet-derived growth factor receptor beta, protein MRRLIASVLHLMVALTALVHFCPEVRSLEITPDDKEFVLAQGSSLTLICSGSSHAKWALKRDDSTYYLNQLDENMKSRYKIFDLDTTSVALNLTSVSWVHTGVYQCVDDIADMIKEVAVFVPDPEVWFVKSAHGMVTKTSEESIVPCVATNPNITVILYEWDTNRPIKGHYVPSEGYRAQLEDRAYVCRGELNGEVKESQEFNVISIIVAEDINPYINSSKTVLKQGEPLTINCTVHGVELVDFSWDIPHTAVVKVKPQTYFSPKMHSCLTFPRTTVENSGNYVCHVQEMVAGVKASSSVNINVLEHGFVEVKPAQWQNISAKLQENVELRVDIEAYPPPQVRWTKDGTTIRGDKAITIRQDHEIRYVTVLTLVRVRTEHNGIYTVIISNGDDRKEIIFDLEVQVPAQIKDLTDHHFPGMRDVVTCVAEGFPAPIIQWYSCDGMLKCSNRTAAWQPLKPQPEVVSIQTNVNNSQARKVSVVRSQVIFHNPQQITVRCEASNQPGDVSTRDVKLVSSTWFSKVAVLAAVLALVVIFILSIIILIAVWRKKPRYEIRWKVIESVSQDGHEYIYVDPIHLPYDLAWEMPRENLVLGRTLGSGAFGRVVEATAYGLTQSHSSTKVAVKMLKSTARRSETQALMSELKIMSHLGPHLNIVNLLGACTKHGPLYLVTEYCRYGDLVDYLHRNKHTFLQYYAEKNQDSGCIISRGSTPLSQRKGYVSFGSESDGGYMDMSKDEPSFYVPMQEQLDTIKYADIQPSPYESPYQQDLYQEQGGGRLDLVIGDSPTLTYDDLLGFSYQVAKGMDFLASKNCVHRDLAARNVLICEGKLVKICDFGLARDIMHDSNYISKGSTFLPLKWMAPESIFHNLYTTLSDVWSYGILLWEIFTLGGTPYPDLPMNEIFYSALKRGYRMAKPAHASDEVYEIMKKCWDEKFEKRPEFSLLVHNVGNMLMDSYKKRYNQVNENFLKSDHPAVARTKPRLSSPFPIANPAFGSPSPITQSFLGRHSQSPRPGDGGREADTQEVIPSYNEYIIPLPDLKPDDVFTEVPSESPASSLAVEEEADSTSQDTAETLPEEDRVENTSERDALLGSMGTPEVEDSFL, encoded by the exons ATGAGGAGGCTGATAGCGTCTGTGCTCCACCTGATGGTCGCTTTAACGG ctttggtgcatttctgcCCAGAAGTGCGCAGCCTGGAGATCACCCCTGATGACAAAGAGTTTGTCCTGGCTCAAGGCTCATCTCTCACCCTAATCTGCTCCGGCTCCAGCCACGCAAAGTGGGCGCTTAAGAGGGACGATTCAACTTACTACCTGAACCAGCTAGATGAGAACATGAAATCAAGATACAAAATCTTTGATCTTGATACTACGTCGGTTGCTCTGAACCTAACAAGTGTGAGTTGGGTGCATACTGGCGTGTATCAGTGCGTCGATGATATTGCTGACATGATAAAGGAAGTGGCAGTGTTTGTCCCAG ATCCTGAAGTTTGGTTTGTAAAGAGCGCCCACGGCATGGTGACGAAGACCAGTGAAGAAAGCATCGTCCCCTGTGTGGCCACCAACCCAAACATCACTGTCATCCTGTATGAGTGGGACACCAACAGGCCCATCAAAGGGCATTATGTACCGAGTGAGGGGTACAGGGCGCAGCTGGAGGACAGAGCATATGTGTGCCGTGGAGAGCTGAATGGGGAGGTCAAAGAGTCTCAGGAGTTTAACGTCATCAGCATTATAG TGGCCGAAGACATCAACCCTTACATCAACAGTTCAAAGACGGTCCTGAAGCAGGGCGAGCCGCTGACTATAAACTGCACGGTGCACGGAGTGGAGCTGGTGGATTTTTCTTGGGATATTCCACACACTGCG GTTGTTAAGGTTAAACCACAAACGTATTTCTCCCCGAAGATGCACTCCTGCCTGACCTTCCCTCGCACTACGGTGGAGAACAGTGGAAACTACGTGTGCCACGTCCAAGAAATGGTAGCGGGCGTCAAAGCTTCTTCaagcgtcaacatcaacgtgCTTG AACACGGTTTTGTGGAGGTGAAACCTGCTCAGTGGCAAAACATTTCAGCCAAGCTTCAGGAGAACGTGGAGCTGAGAGTGGACATTGAGGCCTACCCTCCCCCTCAGGTTCGCTGGACCAAAGACGGGACCACCATCAGGGGAGACAAAGCTATCACAATCAGACAGGATCATGAAATAAG GTATGTGACCGTTCTCACACTGGTGAGGGTGAGGACTGAGCATAATGGCATCTACACGGTCATCATTTCCAATGGAGACGACAGAAAGGAAATTATCTTTGACCTGGAAGTCCAAG TTCCTGCTCAGATTAAAGACCTGACCGACCACCATTTCCCAGGGATGAGAGACGTGGTGACCTGCGTCGCTGAAGGGTTTCCAGCTCCGATCATACAATGGTACAGCTGTGACGGCATGCTCAA GTGTAGCAACAGGACAGCAGCATGGCAGCCGCTGAAGCCACAACCGGAGGTGGTGAGCATCCAAACCAATGTCAACAACAGCCAGGCGCGTAAAGTCAGCGTGGTGAGGAGCCAGGTGATCTTCCATAATCCTCAGCAGATCACAGTTCGCTGCGAGGCCTCCAACCAGCCCGGTGACGTCAGCACGAGGGACGTCAAACTTGTGTCCAGCA CGTGGTTCTCCAAGGTGGCAGTGCTGGCTGCTGTTCTGGCCTTagtggtcatttttattttgtcgaTAATCATCCTCATCGCTGTATGGAGGAAG AAACCTCGCTATGAAATCAGATGGAAGGTGATAGAGTCTGTGAGCCAGGATGGACATGAGTACATTTATGTGGACCCCATCCATCTGCCCTATGACCTGGCCTGGGAGATGCCCAGAGAAAACCTGGTGCTGG gtCGCACGCTTGGATCAGGAGCATTTGGCAGGGTGGTCGAGGCAACTGCGTACGGTCTCACGCAATCCCACTCCAGCACAAAGGTGGCAGTGAAAATGCTGAAAT CCACAGCCAGGAGGAGTGAGACTCAGGCCCTGATGTCCGAGCTGAAGATCATGAGTCACCTGGGACCTCACCTCAACATTGTTAACCTGCTCGGAGCCTGCACCAAACATG GCCCTCTCTACCTGGTTACTGAGTACTGTCGCTATGGTGACCTAGTGGACTACCTGCATAGGAACAAGCACACCTTCCTGCAGTACTACGCTGAGAAGAACCAGGACAGCGGATGCATCATCTCCAGAGGAAGTACCCCTCTCAGCCAGAGAAAAGG CTATGTGTCCTTCGGAAGTGAGAGCGACGGAGGATACATGGACATGAGCAAAGATGAGCCCTCCTTCTACGTGCCTATGCAGGAGCAGCTGGACACAATTAAATATGCAGACATCCAGCCGTCCCCGTATGAATCCCCCTACCAACAGGACCTCTACCAGGAACAAG GTGGGGGCAGACTGGATCTGGTGATCGGCGATTCTCCCACCCTCACCTACGACGATCTCCTAGGCTTCAGTTACCAGGTTGCAAAGGGAATGGACTTCCTGGCCTCAAAGAAT TGTGTCCATCGTGACCTGGCAGCCAGGAATGTATTGATCTGTGAGGGCAAGCTGGTGAAGATCTGTGACTTTGGCCTGGCCAGGGACATCATGCATGATTCCAACTACATCTCCAAAGGCAGC ACATTCCTGCCCCTGAAGTGGATGGCACCGGAAAGCATTTTCCACAATTTGTACACCACCCTGAGCGACGTTTGGTCATATGGCATTCTTCTTTGGGAAATTTTCACTCTGG GAGGAACTCCTTACCCTGATTTGCCCATGAATGAAATCTTCTACAGTGCTTTGAAGAGAGGCTACAGGATGGCCAAGCCTGCTCACGCCTCTGACGAAGT GTATGAGATCATGAAGAAGTGCTGGGATGAGAAATTTGAGAAGAGGCCCGAGTTTTCCCTCCTGGTGCACAATGTGGGAAACATGCTGATGGACAGCTATAAAAAG AGATACAACCAAGTGAATGAAAACTTCCTCAAGAGCGATCACCCTGCCGTGGCTCGCACCAAACCTCGGCTCTCCTCTCCATTTCCAATTGCCAACCCAGCCTTCGGCTCTCCCTCTCCAATCACTCAGTCCTTCCTGGGCCGCCACAGCCAGAGCCCGAGGCCTGGAGACGGCGGGCGAGAGGCAGACACACAGGAAGTCATCCCTTCATACAACGAGTACATCATTCCTCTCCCAGACCTAAAGCCTGACGACGTTTTCACTGAAGTGCCGTCGGAAAGCCCTGCGAG CTCTCTGGCTGTGGAGGAGGAGGCTGACTCCACATCTCAGGACACGGCGGAAACTCTTCCGGAGGAAGACCGGGTGGAGAACACGAGTGAGAGGGACGCACTGCTGGGCTCCATGGGGACGCCTGAGGTAGAAGACAGTTTCCTGTAG
- the LOC102233723 gene encoding macrophage colony-stimulating factor 1 receptor 1-like, with amino-acid sequence MMQSYLTLLLALVASAASVEWKPIIKVNSKVVTGPEVVVKAGRPLDLRCEGNRPVNWQPRLPKHKRYVSRGNGNVRIFKVERSSAEFTGTYKCFYTANPDFNNLTSSLHVYVKDPQRVFWTSSTSLRVVIKEGENFLLPCLLTDPSATDLGLRMDNGTTVPPGMNFTVDRHRGILIHSLHPSFNADYVCTAMVNGAERTSKAFSINVIQKLRFPPYVFLETDEYVRIVGEEIKIRCTTHNPNFNYNVTWKYITKSNPTVEETVRSNGENRLDIQSILTISAVDLADTGNISCIGTNEAGVNSTTTYLLVVDKPYIRLLPQLSPKLTLKGLSVVVKEGEDLELSLLIEAYPHITEHGWLTPTPPNTSTQEHKFIRYNNRYLATLQVKRMNIQEQGQYTFHAKSDLTDASISFQVQMYQRPNAVVRWENITTLTCTSFGYPAPRIIWYQCLGIRPTCNENTSGLQLAIPLQAPTVEVQREEYGAVEVESVLTVGPSSQRMTVECVAFNLVGVSRDTLAMEVSDKLFTTTLSGAAGILAILLVLLAILLYKYKQKPRYEIRWKIIEARDGNNYTFIDPTQLPYNEKWEFPRDKLKLGKILGAGAFGKVVEATAYGLGKEDNVMRVAVKMLKASAHSDEREALMSELKILSHLGHHKHIVNLLGACTYGGPVLVITEYCSLGDLLNFLRQKAETFVNFFMNIPEIDESSNDYKNICIQKQFVRSDSGISSFASSSYLEMRPSQLPNTEQSRESDCEETGDWPLDIDDLLRFSLQVAQGLDFLAAKNCIHRDVAARNVLLTSRREAKICDFGLARDIMNDSNYVVKGNARLPVKWMAPESIFDCVYTVQSDVWSYGILLWEIFSLGQSPYPSMAVDTRFYKMVKRGYQMSQPDFAPLEMYAIMKMCWNLEPTKRPTFSKIRQMIEKLLGGHLEEEQVIYQNMQQEVTEADAYDKPKCHDGPCDQSCDHEEEEQPLMKTNNYQFC; translated from the exons ATGATGCAATCCTATCTCACACTGTTGCTGGCGCTTGTGGCCTCTGCAGCTTCAG TGGAATGGAAGCCGATAATCAAAGTCAATTCCAAGGTGGTGACGGGCCCCGAGGTGGTGGTTAAGGCTGGGAGGCCTTTGGATCTGAGGTGTGAAGGCAACAGACCTGTAAACTGGCAACCCAGGCTGCCCAAACACAAGCGTTATGTATCCAGGGGCAACGGGAACGTTCGCATCTTCAAGGTGGAACGCTCCTCGGCAGAATTCACTGGAACGTACAAGTGCTTCTACACTGCTAATCCCGATTTCAATAATCTGACCTCCTCACTGCATGTGTATGTGAAAG ACCCACAGCGAGTGTTTTGGACAAGCAGCACATCTCTGCGTGTGGTGATTAAGGAGGGTGAGAACTTCCTACTGCCCTGCCTGCTAACAGACCCCTCAGCCACCGATCTGGGCCTCCGCATGGACAACGGCACCACTGTGCCACCCGGAATGAACTTCACTGTGGACAGGCATCGTGGCATCCTCATCCACAGCCTCCACCCGAGCTTCAACGCTGACTACGTCTGCACCGCCATGGTTAATGGGGCGGAGCGGACCTCCAAGGCCTTTTCCATCAACGTCATTCAGA AGCTTCGCTTCCCTCCATATGTCTTCTTGGAGACAGATGAATATGTACGGATAGTTGGGGAAGAAATTAAGATTCGCTGCACAACACACAATCCAAACTTCAACTACAACGTCACATGGAAATACATCACCAAATCG AACCCAACAGTAGAAGAGACAGTTCGCTCAAATGGAGAAAATCGTCTAGACATCCAGAGCATCCTGACAATCTCTGCTGTGGACCTTGCAGACACTGGAAACATCTCCTGCATTGGAACTAACGAAGCCGGAGTGAACAGTACAACTACATACCTGCTGGTTGTGg ATAAACCCTACATCAGGCTGCTGCCCCAGCTCTCACCAAAACTGACCCTCAAGGGTCTTTCTGTTGTGGTGAAAGAGGGAGAAGACCTTGAGCTCAGCTTGCTCATTGAAGCCTACCCTCATATAACAGAGCATGGATGGCTGACTCCGACACCGCCCAACACATCTACACAGGAGCACAAGTTCATCCGATACAACAACAG ATACCTCGCAACTCTGCAGGTGAAGAGAATGAACATACAGGAGCAAGGACAATATACTTTCCATGCAAAGAGTGACTTGACCGATGCATCCATCTCATTTCAAGTTCAAATGTATC AGAGACCTAATGCAGTGGTCAGATGGGAAAATATAACTACTTTGACTTGTACCTCGTTTGGCTATCCGGCTCCGAGGATCATCTGGTATCAGTGTCTGGGGATACGACCCAC GTGTAATGAAAATACATCAGGGTTGCAGCTGGCCATCCCTCTCCAGGCTCCCACAGTGGAAGTCCAGAGGGAAGAGTACGGAGCTGTGGAGGTGGAGAGTGTCCTCACGGTTGGACCGTCCAGCCAGAGGATGACGGTGGAGTGTGTAGCCTTCAACCTTGTTGGTGTGAGCAGAGACACACTTGCCATGGAAGTGTCTG ACAAGCTCTTTACGACAACCCTGAGTGGAGCTGCAGGAATTCTAGCAATCCTCCTGGTGCTGTTGGCCATCCTGTTATACAAATACAAGCAG AAACCCCGCTACGAAATCCGTTGGAAGATCATAGAAGCAAGGGATGGCAACAATTACACTTTCATCGATCCCACACAGCTGCCATACAACGAGAAATGGGAGTTTCCAAGAGACAAGCTAAAACTAG GAAAGATTTTGGGTGCGGGTGCATTTGGAAAAGTTGTTGAAGCAACGGCTTACGGTCTGGGGAAGGAGGACAATGTCATGCGTGTGgctgtgaaaatgttaaaag CCAGCGCCCATTCAGATGAGAGGGAGGCTCTGATGTCTGAGCTGAAGATCCTAAGTCACCTGGGGCATCACAAACACATAGTCAATCTGCTTGGGGCCTGCACTTATGGAG GACCAGTGCTTGTGATCACTGAGTACTGCAGCCTCGGTGACCTACTGAACTTCCTTCGCCAGAAAGCAGAAACTTTTGTAAACTTCTTCATGAATATTCCCGAGATCGACGAGAGCTCGaatgattataaaaatatttgcattcagAAGCAGTTTGTCAGAAG TGACAGCGGGATCTCAAGCTTCGCCTCAAGCAGCTACTTGGAGATGAGACCCAGTCAGCTGCCAAATACAGAACAATCTCGAG AATCAGACTGCGAGGAGACTGGTGACTGGCCACTGGACATTGACGACCTGCTGAGATTCTCCCTTCAAGTCGCGCAGGGCCTTGACTTTCTTGCTgctaaaaat tgtatCCACAGAGACGTTGCTGCCAGGAACGTCCTCCTGACCAGCCGCAGAGAGGCAAAGATTTGTGACTTTGGCTTGGCCCGAGACATCATGAATGACTCCAACTATGTTGTGAAGGGCAAC gccCGTCTGCCTGTGAAGTGGATGGCCCCAGAGAGCATCTTTGACTGTGTCTACACTGTGCAGAGTGACGTCTGGTCCTACGGCATCCTCTTATGGGAGATCTTCTCTTTAG GCCAGAGTCCATATCCCAGCATGGCTGTGGACACCAGGTTCTACAAGATGGTGAAGCGCGGCTATCAGATGTCCCAGCCTGACTTTGCTCCACTAGAAAT GTACGCCATCATGAAAATGTGCTGGAATCTGGAACCCACAAAGCGTCCGACCTTTAGCAAAATTAGACAAATGATAGAAAAGCTACTGGGGGGCCATCTCGAGGAGGAGCAG GTAATCTACCAGAATATGCAGCAGGAGGTCACAGAGGCTGATGCATATGACAAGCCGAAGTGTCATGATGGCCCCTGTGACCAGTCTTGTGACCACGAAGAAGAGGAGCAGCCTCTGATGAAGACAAACAACTATCAGTTTTGTTGA